The proteins below come from a single Candidatus Methylomirabilota bacterium genomic window:
- a CDS encoding SUMF1/EgtB/PvdO family nonheme iron enzyme yields MDFVPLAAGAFAMGSDDGHPSERPVHVVWLDAFLIALTPLTNADYAEFLESTGAPPPAFWGQPGFSHPRQPVVGLSWPEAVAVTAWAGARLPTEAEWEKAARGGLDGARYPWGDDKPAVRFGRLPEVGATPVNPLGLTDLSGVCHEWCADWFDDAYYALSPQRNPGGPATGTRRASRGGAWRHADPWSPVGHRSSLPPHLRYSDYGVRLARDA; encoded by the coding sequence ATGGACTTCGTCCCCCTCGCCGCCGGCGCCTTCGCGATGGGCTCGGACGACGGGCACCCGAGTGAGCGGCCCGTGCACGTCGTCTGGCTCGACGCGTTCCTCATCGCGCTCACGCCGCTCACGAACGCCGACTACGCCGAGTTTCTGGAATCCACCGGAGCGCCGCCGCCGGCGTTCTGGGGCCAGCCGGGCTTCTCGCACCCGCGCCAGCCGGTGGTCGGGCTCTCGTGGCCCGAGGCCGTCGCCGTCACGGCGTGGGCGGGCGCGCGCCTGCCCACGGAGGCGGAATGGGAGAAGGCGGCGCGCGGTGGCCTCGACGGCGCCCGCTATCCCTGGGGCGACGACAAGCCCGCCGTCCGCTTCGGGCGCCTGCCGGAGGTCGGAGCGACGCCCGTCAACCCGCTGGGACTCACCGACCTGTCCGGCGTCTGCCACGAGTGGTGCGCCGACTGGTTCGACGACGCGTACTACGCGCTTTCGCCCCAGCGCAACCCAGGGGGGCCGGCCACGGGCACGCGGCGGGCCAGCCGGGGCGGCGCCTGGCGCCACGCGGACCCCTGGAGCCCGGTCGGGCACCGCTCCTCCCTGCCGCCGCATCTCCGGTACTCCGACTACGGCGTCCGCCTCGCGCGGGATGCATGA
- a CDS encoding DinB family protein — MPRVPAVAVGDQAVHGWNPPEYARLLGVAYEAAAKLPPAELAARLDQILESTERLLRALPDAHLDFKPPERDRSLRDLGYHVFRLSLAFIDAMDLGALPESWFQETAPAGIRDGAALGSYGALVRARLQGWFQGAAAGEYAGVVKTYYGPQSGHELLERTAWHAAQHLRQLYVLADRLGVTPPAPMPVDAFRGLPLPDALW; from the coding sequence GTGCCCCGGGTGCCCGCCGTCGCCGTCGGCGACCAGGCGGTGCACGGCTGGAACCCGCCGGAGTACGCGCGCCTGCTGGGAGTGGCGTACGAAGCGGCGGCGAAGCTGCCGCCGGCCGAGCTGGCGGCCCGGCTCGATCAAATCCTGGAATCGACCGAGAGGCTGCTGCGCGCGCTCCCCGACGCGCACCTGGACTTCAAGCCTCCCGAGCGCGATCGCAGTCTAAGAGACCTCGGCTACCACGTCTTCCGGCTGAGCCTGGCGTTCATCGACGCCATGGATCTCGGCGCGCTGCCCGAGTCGTGGTTCCAGGAGACGGCGCCCGCCGGGATTCGCGACGGCGCCGCGCTCGGCAGCTACGGGGCGCTGGTCAGGGCGCGGCTGCAGGGCTGGTTCCAGGGCGCGGCGGCCGGGGAATACGCGGGCGTCGTGAAAACCTACTACGGCCCGCAGTCGGGACACGAGTTGCTGGAGCGCACCGCCTGGCACGCCGCCCAGCACCTCCGCCAGCTCTACGTGCTGGCCGACCGGCTGGGGGTGACGCCGCCGGCCCCCATGCCCGTCGACGCGTTCCGCGGCCTGCCTCTGCCCGATGCCCTCTGGTGA
- a CDS encoding ABC transporter substrate-binding protein, which produces MRAPEQPRQGGREHYRTDDCCRTGRQAAELLKEAAPKSSRFAVLWNPLNPSLVPELGRLQAATRTLGMSLQPVEVRQPGDWESAWAAIRTARSDALVTLADTLVHTHRQQVVEFAMRARLPAIYPEREYADAGGLMASGPSLRDLYRRAAIHVDKVLKGANPGDLPIEQATTFELVINLKTAKALGLTIPPSLLLRADQVIE; this is translated from the coding sequence ATTCGGGCTCCTGAGCAGCCTCGCCAAGGCGGGCGGGAACATTACCGGACTGACGATTGTTGCAGAACTGGTCGTCAAGCGGCTGAGCTACTCAAGGAAGCCGCGCCCAAGAGTTCTCGCTTCGCCGTCCTCTGGAATCCTCTCAATCCCTCGCTGGTCCCGGAACTCGGGAGATTGCAAGCGGCGACCCGAACACTGGGTATGAGCCTTCAGCCGGTGGAGGTGCGACAGCCAGGAGATTGGGAGTCGGCCTGGGCAGCGATCCGCACTGCACGTTCTGACGCGCTCGTCACGCTAGCCGATACCCTCGTCCATACTCACCGACAACAGGTCGTGGAGTTTGCGATGAGAGCCCGTCTCCCGGCCATATATCCGGAGCGGGAGTATGCAGATGCTGGAGGCCTCATGGCCTCTGGACCCAGTCTTCGCGACCTTTACCGGCGGGCTGCGATTCACGTGGACAAAGTCCTGAAGGGTGCCAACCCCGGGGATCTTCCAATTGAGCAGGCGACGACGTTCGAGCTGGTGATCAACCTCAAGACCGCCAAGGCCCTCGGCCTCACGATTCCGCCGTCGCTGCTGCTGAGGGCCGATCAGGTGATCGAATGA